Proteins co-encoded in one Opitutus terrae PB90-1 genomic window:
- a CDS encoding ABC transporter permease has translation MCADLRFALRQLLKSPGFTAIAVLTLALGIGANTAIFSVVNAVLLQPLPYPDPDRLVQIAENRGNGAIGGSDGGVFLDWQSQTTQIDFIAAFHNIDRNLTADADPIRVSGGEVSAHYLDALGVKPLLGRGFVEADDAPGGNRYVVILSHEFWQSYFRGNPAILDRTVQMDGQNYTIIGVLPPGALLTNTVNFLSPATIRTDEYKTLRNYNYGCNVIGRLKPGATAEQATAELATARKAILSEYPSFRQNWTVAVRSLHESIYGNTRPFLVTLLAAVGAVLLIACANVANLLLVRATSRQGEIAVRVAMGASTARIVRQFLTESLLIALLGGIAGIFVGLWSINPLLRYTALNTIPGVNVQIDLTVLGFTVGAAALTGLLFGLFPALSAARPNVQGALKEGTRGTSSGSRKRLQGALVISETALTVVLLVCAGLLLRSFMQALNADTGFNRDNVAFFNLTQPASKAPTIAHRTRFIADVLRNLRQIPGVSFAGMASSTPMNGRTGFGDVVSREDQPNTRDDLRAGFDSADGEYFQTFGIPLLRGRFFSEADNRAEAPRVMIINDTLARQLFGEADPLGQLIHFKDAAWEIVGVVGSVRQLRLDLNPFPHLYVPPVHFPWHTMFAVRTQVSPLTLADELRGAVRQVDPQIPIANLTTLDLAVERSLQGRRTVMGLLVIFAAVALVLACIGIYGVMSYSVSQRTRELGIRIALGAATHRVLSLVLHDGLKLVLLGLMIGIAASFGAAQLIASQLYATSQTDFTVLLAVSLVLLVVALLASWLPARRATRVNPVEALRAE, from the coding sequence ATGTGCGCTGATCTCCGCTTCGCTCTTCGCCAACTGCTGAAATCTCCCGGCTTCACCGCGATCGCCGTGCTCACGCTCGCGCTCGGGATCGGCGCCAACACCGCGATCTTCAGCGTCGTCAACGCCGTCCTCCTCCAGCCGCTGCCGTATCCGGATCCGGACCGGCTCGTGCAGATCGCCGAAAACCGCGGCAACGGCGCTATCGGTGGCTCCGACGGCGGCGTGTTCCTCGATTGGCAGAGCCAGACTACTCAGATCGATTTCATCGCGGCGTTCCACAACATCGACCGCAACCTCACCGCGGATGCCGACCCCATCCGCGTCAGTGGCGGCGAGGTCTCCGCGCACTACCTGGACGCCCTGGGTGTGAAACCGCTGCTCGGCCGCGGTTTCGTCGAAGCCGACGATGCCCCCGGCGGCAATCGCTACGTCGTCATCCTCAGCCACGAATTCTGGCAGTCCTACTTTCGCGGCAACCCGGCGATCCTCGACCGCACCGTGCAGATGGACGGACAGAATTACACGATCATCGGCGTGCTCCCGCCCGGCGCGCTGCTCACCAACACCGTCAACTTTCTCTCGCCGGCAACGATCCGGACCGACGAATACAAGACTCTGCGCAACTACAACTACGGCTGCAACGTCATCGGCCGGCTCAAACCCGGCGCCACGGCCGAGCAGGCGACCGCCGAGCTTGCGACCGCGCGTAAGGCCATCCTCTCCGAGTATCCGAGTTTCCGGCAGAACTGGACGGTAGCCGTCCGCTCGCTGCATGAATCGATCTACGGCAACACCCGGCCGTTTCTCGTCACGCTGCTCGCTGCGGTCGGCGCCGTGCTCTTGATCGCCTGCGCCAACGTCGCGAATCTGCTCCTCGTCCGCGCGACGTCGCGTCAGGGCGAAATCGCCGTCCGCGTCGCGATGGGCGCCAGCACCGCGCGAATCGTCCGGCAGTTCCTGACCGAAAGCCTGTTGATCGCTTTGCTCGGTGGAATCGCCGGCATCTTCGTGGGCCTGTGGTCCATCAACCCGCTGCTGCGCTACACCGCGCTCAACACGATCCCCGGCGTGAACGTCCAAATCGATCTGACCGTGCTCGGCTTTACCGTTGGCGCCGCGGCCCTCACCGGTCTGCTGTTCGGACTTTTCCCCGCGTTGAGCGCGGCTCGTCCCAACGTCCAGGGCGCGCTGAAGGAGGGCACGCGCGGCACGAGCAGCGGTTCGCGCAAGCGGCTGCAGGGCGCCCTCGTCATCTCCGAAACCGCGCTCACGGTCGTTCTCCTGGTCTGCGCTGGGCTCCTCCTCCGCAGCTTCATGCAGGCGCTCAACGCCGACACGGGTTTCAACCGCGACAACGTTGCCTTCTTCAACCTGACCCAGCCCGCGAGCAAGGCGCCGACCATCGCGCATCGCACGCGCTTCATCGCCGACGTGCTCCGTAACCTGCGGCAGATTCCCGGCGTTTCGTTCGCGGGCATGGCCTCCTCCACGCCGATGAACGGCCGCACGGGGTTCGGCGACGTCGTCAGCCGCGAAGACCAACCCAACACGCGCGACGATCTGCGCGCCGGCTTCGATTCGGCCGACGGCGAGTATTTCCAGACCTTCGGCATTCCGCTGCTGCGCGGCCGGTTCTTCTCCGAAGCCGACAACCGCGCAGAGGCGCCGCGCGTGATGATCATCAACGACACGCTCGCCCGCCAGCTCTTCGGCGAGGCCGACCCACTGGGCCAGTTGATCCATTTCAAGGACGCCGCGTGGGAGATCGTCGGCGTCGTCGGCAGCGTACGCCAGCTCCGGCTCGACCTGAATCCGTTCCCCCACCTCTACGTGCCGCCGGTGCATTTCCCCTGGCACACGATGTTCGCCGTGCGGACGCAAGTCTCGCCGCTCACGCTCGCTGACGAGCTCCGCGGCGCCGTACGTCAGGTCGATCCGCAGATCCCCATCGCGAACCTGACGACACTTGATCTGGCCGTGGAGCGATCGCTGCAGGGCCGCCGCACGGTCATGGGCCTGCTCGTAATCTTCGCCGCGGTGGCGCTCGTGCTCGCCTGCATCGGGATTTACGGCGTCATGTCGTATTCCGTTTCTCAGCGCACGCGTGAGCTCGGGATTCGAATCGCGCTCGGCGCCGCCACGCACCGCGTGTTGTCACTGGTCCTGCACGACGGACTAAAGCTCGTTCTGTTGGGGCTCATGATCGGCATCGCCGCGAGCTTCGGTGCCGCGCAATTGATCGCGAGCCAGCTTTACGCCACGTCGCAGACTGATTTCACCGTGCTGCTCGCGGTCAGCCTGGTCCTGCTCGTCGTCGCGCTGCTGGCGTCGTGGCTCCCCGCGCGCCGCGCCACGCGCGTCAATCCCGTCGAAGCACTCCGCGCCGAATAG
- a CDS encoding ABC transporter permease, translating to MIADLKFAFRQLLKSPGFTIVSVLTLALGIGLNTSMFSLLDTLLLQPLPFPDKPHLVRIYRTTPQSQTANHTVPDYLELEREAADFATLAAYQAWGMTLEQPDRPSVNLIALRVTASFFPALGLQPELGRYFTADEDHPGNRAVMLSHATWQAQFGGDPAVIGRTVRIDGEPCTIVGVMPARFASVFLWGPAQAFRPYAFSDKERVDREDTRVQILGRYRIGLSLEQLNARFAALAVRLAPLRPSTQSEDGLRAVPLQSTVSNPATLGISLLLLGLAGFVLVIACSNLANLQLSRAIARAHEFAIRAALGASRRRLLLPLLCESVLLSVAGGGCGVLVAAWSNEWISSRLSANGFVAFTLELDWRVLSFALAVSLLTGIGFGLVPAWLMARVRVNDTLKTGTRGNTGGRAQNRMRHALIVAQFSLALVLLAGAGLFIRGMNRMLVRDLGWNHDGVLQVVLNLPEARYPTGAETLSFYTRLQERVAALPGVDDVAVGWTLPVFQFLTSRNYLVEGREPPAAGREPVANVNGVTPSFVPTLQIKLLAGRNFTAADDASAPPVAIISESMARALFPNEDPIGRRIGGLDPKNRGWMEIVGVMPDLRFAFSVTAPATRYQVFRPLAQETWNFVTVAVRTRDPAPLAEPLRRTVLELDSTLAIQQLGTVDQLIELGTGGLHMVNTILVAFALLGVFLAALGLYGVIARLVVQRTPEIGVRVALGAQSSDVVWLILRAGLTLTLVGTLIGLAGAFALGRLLAMATPELVSNDPLAIAAVTLLLGVIALAACWLPARKALRVNPIDALRAE from the coding sequence ATGATCGCCGATCTGAAATTCGCGTTCCGTCAGCTGCTCAAGTCGCCCGGCTTCACGATCGTCTCGGTCCTCACGCTCGCGCTCGGCATCGGGCTGAACACCTCGATGTTCAGTCTGCTGGATACGCTGTTGCTGCAGCCGCTGCCGTTTCCCGACAAGCCACACCTCGTCCGGATCTACCGTACGACGCCTCAGTCGCAGACCGCCAATCACACCGTCCCCGACTACCTCGAGTTGGAACGCGAAGCGGCGGATTTCGCCACGCTCGCTGCCTACCAAGCCTGGGGCATGACCCTCGAGCAGCCTGATCGGCCGTCGGTCAACCTCATTGCCCTGCGCGTCACCGCCAGCTTCTTCCCGGCGCTCGGTCTGCAACCTGAACTCGGCCGATATTTCACCGCCGACGAGGACCATCCTGGCAACCGCGCGGTCATGCTGAGTCACGCGACGTGGCAGGCCCAGTTCGGCGGCGACCCGGCCGTGATCGGCCGGACGGTGCGCATCGACGGCGAGCCCTGCACGATCGTCGGCGTCATGCCCGCGCGCTTTGCCTCGGTTTTCCTGTGGGGACCGGCCCAGGCATTCCGGCCCTATGCCTTTTCCGACAAGGAGCGCGTGGACCGCGAAGATACGCGGGTGCAGATCCTTGGTCGCTACCGCATCGGCTTGTCGCTCGAACAGCTGAACGCCCGGTTCGCTGCGCTGGCGGTGCGGCTCGCGCCCCTGCGCCCGAGCACGCAAAGCGAGGACGGTCTGCGTGCCGTGCCGCTGCAATCCACCGTGAGCAATCCCGCCACGCTCGGCATTTCGCTGCTCCTTCTCGGGCTCGCCGGCTTCGTCCTCGTGATCGCGTGCTCCAATCTCGCGAACCTCCAACTCTCACGCGCGATTGCCCGCGCGCACGAGTTTGCGATCCGTGCGGCGCTCGGTGCTTCCCGTCGCCGGCTCCTGCTGCCGCTGCTGTGTGAAAGCGTGCTGCTGTCCGTCGCCGGCGGCGGCTGCGGCGTGCTCGTCGCCGCCTGGTCCAACGAGTGGATCTCCAGTCGGCTTTCCGCCAACGGCTTCGTCGCGTTCACCCTCGAGCTCGACTGGCGCGTCCTGAGCTTCGCCCTCGCCGTTTCGCTGCTCACCGGCATCGGTTTCGGGCTCGTGCCCGCATGGCTGATGGCCCGAGTCCGCGTGAATGACACCCTCAAGACTGGCACGCGCGGCAACACCGGCGGCCGCGCCCAGAACCGGATGCGCCACGCCCTCATCGTCGCACAGTTCAGCCTGGCGCTGGTGCTGCTCGCCGGTGCCGGCCTGTTCATCCGCGGGATGAACCGCATGCTTGTCCGCGATCTCGGCTGGAATCACGACGGCGTGCTGCAGGTGGTCCTCAACCTGCCGGAGGCCCGCTATCCCACCGGCGCCGAAACCCTCTCGTTCTACACGCGGCTGCAGGAACGCGTCGCCGCATTGCCCGGGGTCGACGACGTCGCGGTCGGCTGGACGCTGCCCGTATTCCAGTTTCTCACCAGCCGGAACTACCTCGTCGAGGGACGCGAGCCGCCCGCGGCGGGACGCGAGCCCGTCGCGAACGTCAACGGGGTCACGCCGTCCTTCGTGCCCACGCTCCAGATCAAGCTGCTCGCCGGCCGGAACTTCACGGCCGCCGACGATGCCTCCGCCCCGCCCGTGGCGATCATCAGCGAATCTATGGCGCGCGCCTTGTTTCCGAACGAAGATCCCATCGGACGCCGGATCGGCGGGCTCGACCCGAAGAACCGCGGCTGGATGGAGATCGTCGGCGTGATGCCGGACCTGCGCTTCGCGTTCAGCGTCACCGCCCCGGCCACCCGCTACCAGGTCTTCCGCCCGCTGGCCCAGGAGACGTGGAATTTCGTCACGGTCGCTGTTCGCACCCGCGATCCTGCACCGCTGGCCGAACCGCTGCGCCGCACGGTGCTCGAGCTGGATTCAACCCTCGCGATCCAGCAGCTCGGCACGGTCGACCAGCTCATCGAGCTGGGCACCGGGGGGCTCCACATGGTGAATACCATCCTTGTCGCCTTCGCCCTGCTCGGCGTCTTCCTCGCCGCTCTCGGGCTCTATGGCGTGATCGCCCGCCTCGTCGTTCAACGCACGCCGGAGATCGGCGTGCGCGTGGCGCTCGGCGCGCAGAGTAGCGACGTCGTCTGGCTGATTCTCCGCGCCGGTCTCACGCTCACCCTCGTCGGCACGCTGATCGGTTTGGCCGGCGCGTTCGCACTCGGCCGGCTGCTTGCCATGGCCACGCCAGAGTTGGTCTCTAATGACCCGCTCGCCATCGCCGCCGTCACGCTGCTGCTGGGCGTCATCGCGCTCGCCGCCTGCTGGCTGCCGGCGCGGAAGGCCCTCCGCGTGAACCCCATCGATGCGCTCCGCGCCGAGTAG
- a CDS encoding ABC transporter permease — MYADLRYAFRQLLKSPGYTAVSLVILALGIGINTTLFSVVDHVLLQPLIFPKADRLVSLVERSGETVHPAVNYENFVAWREAQHSFTALGAANVWSEAVRGPGDAEHLTGAQITFDYLQALGVAPLRGRLFTAEDDQPKAERTVVLSEPLWRRMFGGEDSAIGGKLSIRDQSYTIIGVLPRGVIQPVVECEFWVPVAPFVWDLVGQPNRPPGPFVVLGRLKPGVTLETARHDMTTIAQQLAATHPALKDRGIVLTSLHDSLLGSARAMLWLLLGAASGVLLIACANLASLQLARALGRQREFAIRSSLGAGRGRLIALLLAESSLLGLVGAAAGAVVAAWSIDAVRTWLPAGLPRLDSLALDRRALGFALAAGVLAVLLSSLAAVWHQLRGRPRSAASLAWAAQQRPSGHRWLFGLVTAQIAITCLLLVGTGLMVRSLYRLYHANLGFTPVRVVSFVWAPPLEDAPRAAMLERAVARLSVLPGVTQVGVISEMPLGGDYFVRPLSVEGLPPPPPNQQPQGASFSVTPGYFSAVGMPILRGRGFSDRDNTMAAPKVAVIDTRLAALHFPGQDPIGRRIKFGTSGDGRPWVEVVGLVEHVENRGLGSSTDVQAYIPYGQRGAPWRMSFVVRGSGDTAPLLSEIRQTMRTLAPDIPIYSLATMDARFDATIAPQRLTGGLLGVFASLSIILATVGLYGVLSYQVGQRTRELGIRLALGAQPKQVLTMVLRQGVAVAAVGGLIGLVAAGVSSRLLKHLLYHVAPTDLHTFGAVLTLVLATALLACWLPARRATRVNPVDALRAE, encoded by the coding sequence ATGTACGCTGACCTCCGCTACGCCTTCCGCCAGCTGCTGAAATCGCCGGGCTACACCGCGGTCTCCCTCGTCATCCTCGCGCTTGGCATCGGGATCAACACCACGCTCTTTTCCGTGGTCGATCACGTGCTACTCCAGCCGCTGATCTTCCCCAAGGCCGACCGACTGGTCAGCCTCGTCGAACGCTCCGGCGAAACCGTCCATCCGGCGGTGAACTACGAGAACTTCGTCGCCTGGCGCGAGGCCCAGCATTCCTTCACCGCGCTCGGCGCCGCCAACGTCTGGAGCGAAGCCGTGCGTGGCCCAGGTGACGCCGAACACCTGACCGGCGCACAAATCACCTTCGACTATCTTCAAGCCCTCGGCGTTGCTCCCCTCCGCGGCCGGCTGTTCACCGCCGAGGATGATCAGCCGAAAGCCGAACGCACCGTCGTGCTGAGCGAGCCGCTCTGGCGCCGGATGTTCGGCGGCGAGGATTCCGCCATCGGCGGCAAGCTAAGCATCCGCGACCAGTCCTACACAATCATCGGCGTCCTGCCGCGCGGCGTCATCCAGCCCGTCGTCGAATGCGAGTTCTGGGTGCCCGTGGCGCCTTTCGTCTGGGACCTCGTCGGCCAGCCCAATCGCCCGCCGGGACCCTTCGTCGTCCTCGGCCGGCTGAAGCCGGGGGTAACGCTTGAGACGGCCCGCCACGACATGACTACCATTGCGCAGCAACTCGCCGCCACCCATCCGGCGCTGAAGGACCGCGGGATCGTGCTCACGTCGTTGCACGATTCTCTGCTCGGCAGCGCTCGGGCGATGTTGTGGCTCCTCCTCGGCGCGGCGAGCGGCGTGCTGCTGATCGCGTGTGCCAACCTTGCCAGCTTGCAGCTGGCCCGCGCGCTCGGCCGGCAAAGGGAATTCGCGATCCGTAGTTCCCTCGGCGCCGGCCGCGGCCGGCTCATCGCACTGCTCCTTGCCGAATCCTCGCTGCTGGGGCTCGTCGGCGCCGCCGCGGGCGCAGTCGTCGCCGCCTGGTCCATCGATGCCGTGCGCACCTGGCTGCCCGCCGGGCTCCCGCGCCTCGATTCGCTGGCGCTCGACCGACGCGCGCTCGGCTTCGCCCTCGCCGCGGGTGTGCTCGCGGTGTTGCTCTCCAGCCTCGCCGCGGTGTGGCACCAACTCCGCGGTCGTCCCCGCTCCGCCGCTAGCCTCGCCTGGGCGGCGCAACAGCGCCCGTCCGGCCACCGCTGGCTCTTCGGTCTGGTCACCGCGCAGATCGCCATCACCTGCCTGCTCCTGGTCGGCACCGGGCTGATGGTCCGGTCGCTCTACCGCCTCTACCACGCCAACCTGGGCTTCACTCCGGTGCGCGTGGTCTCGTTCGTCTGGGCCCCGCCCCTCGAGGATGCGCCGCGGGCCGCGATGCTTGAACGCGCCGTCGCCCGACTTTCCGTGCTGCCCGGCGTCACCCAGGTCGGCGTCATCTCCGAAATGCCGCTCGGCGGCGACTACTTCGTTCGGCCCCTCAGTGTCGAAGGCCTGCCGCCTCCTCCACCGAACCAGCAACCGCAGGGCGCGAGCTTCAGCGTCACCCCGGGCTACTTCTCCGCCGTAGGCATGCCCATTCTGCGCGGCCGCGGATTTTCCGACCGCGATAACACGATGGCGGCCCCGAAGGTCGCGGTGATCGACACTCGTCTCGCCGCCCTGCATTTTCCGGGACAGGATCCCATTGGCCGCCGGATCAAGTTCGGCACGTCGGGCGACGGCCGACCGTGGGTCGAAGTGGTCGGCCTCGTCGAGCATGTGGAAAACCGCGGGCTCGGAAGCTCGACCGACGTGCAGGCTTACATTCCTTACGGGCAGCGCGGCGCCCCCTGGCGAATGTCGTTCGTCGTGCGCGGTTCCGGCGACACCGCTCCGCTCCTGAGCGAGATTCGCCAGACGATGCGCACGCTCGCGCCGGACATTCCCATTTACTCGCTCGCGACGATGGACGCCCGGTTCGACGCGACCATCGCCCCGCAGCGGCTGACGGGCGGCCTGCTCGGCGTGTTCGCCAGTCTCAGCATCATCCTGGCGACGGTCGGCCTCTACGGCGTGCTGTCGTATCAAGTCGGCCAACGCACCCGCGAGCTCGGCATCCGCCTGGCGCTCGGTGCCCAGCCGAAGCAGGTTCTCACGATGGTCCTGCGCCAAGGCGTTGCCGTGGCGGCCGTCGGTGGACTGATCGGGCTGGTCGCCGCCGGCGTGAGTTCGCGCCTGCTCAAGCATCTGCTCTACCACGTCGCGCCGACAGACCTGCACACCTTCGGTGCCGTGCTCACGCTGGTCCTGGCCACCGCGTT